A single genomic interval of Penaeus vannamei isolate JL-2024 chromosome 21, ASM4276789v1, whole genome shotgun sequence harbors:
- the LOC113800933 gene encoding nicotinamide riboside kinase 1 → MAAPDPCPPAAPRQRRWRVVGISGVSSGGKTTLARRLLSALPTTAAYLSQDQYLLPDTHPGHPPAPPPLSGLNKDTLRSVDVAKMEADVRRFLAEDSPALEPEDAPFLAERKAFVGSALAAPNPFVGRLREASGLPPVLILEGFLLFGCSFFPTACDLRFFLTLTKEQCRARRSRRAFTASAMGGGEYFEACVWPAYESYLREVAAGVKGVQFLDGADPPDALFQKVYGNVVELLRSAEEAEGATS, encoded by the coding sequence ATGGCCGCCCCCGACCCGTGCCCGCCCGCGGCGCCCCGGCAGCGGCGCTGGAGGGTGGTGGGCATCTCGGGCGTGTCGAGCGGCGGCAAGACCACGCTGGCGCGGCGGCTGCTGTCCGCGCTGCCGACGACGGCGGCCTACCTCAGCCAGGACCAGTACCTCCTGCCCGACACCCACCCCGGCCATCCACCGGCGCCGCCCCCGCTGTCGGGCCTCAACAAGGACACCCTCAGGAGCGTGGATGTCGCCAAGATGGAGGCGGACGTGCGGCGGTTCCTGGCGGAGGACAGTCCGGCGCTCGAGCCCGAGGACGCGCCCTTCCTGGCCGAGCGGAAGGCCTTCGTCGGGTCGGCGCTCGCGGCCCCGAACCCGTTCGTCGGGCGGCTGCGGGAGGCGTCGGGGCTGCCGCCGGTGCTCATCCTGGAGGGCTTCCTGCTCTTCGGCTGCAGCTTCTTCCCGACGGCGTGCGACCTGCGCTTCTTCCTCACGCTCACGAAGGAGCAGTGTCGGGCGCGGCGCAGTCGCAGGGCCTTCACGGCGTCGGCCATGGGCGGCGGCGAGTACTTCGAGGCGTGCGTGTGGCCCGCCTACGAGAGCTACCTGAGGGAGGTCGCGGCGGGCGTGAAGGGCGTGCAGTTCCTGGACGGCGCCGACCCACCCGACGCCCTCTTCCAGAAGGTCTACGGGAACGTCGTGGAACTCCTTCGGTCggcggaggaggccgagggagcgACGTCTTGA